In Mastigocladopsis repens PCC 10914, a single window of DNA contains:
- the argC gene encoding N-acetyl-gamma-glutamyl-phosphate reductase has product MGNFRRVPVGIVGASGYGGVQLVRLLMDHPEVELVYLGGESSAGKPFADLYPHLAHTVNQQIEAVEPETIAHRCEVVFLSLPNGLACKIAPQLLEKGCKVLDLSADYRFSDLSTYTNWYGAQRTDLATAARSVYGFPELYRDRIAEAQLIGCPGCYPTASLLALSPLLKQGLIVPETAIIDAKSGTSGGGRQAKINMLLAEVDNSLAAYNVGRHRHTPEIEQICSDLAGHEVTIQFTPHLIPMVRGILATVYATLRDPGLVRDDLITIYRAFYRNSPWVKVCDPGVYPQTKWACGSNLCYIGIEVDPRTGRAIVMSAIDNLIKGQAGQAIQCLNIMMGWDETLGLPKLGFYP; this is encoded by the coding sequence ATGGGCAATTTTAGACGCGTACCTGTGGGGATTGTTGGCGCGTCAGGCTACGGCGGAGTGCAGTTAGTACGACTACTGATGGATCATCCGGAAGTCGAACTGGTTTACTTAGGCGGGGAGAGTAGCGCGGGAAAACCGTTTGCGGATCTCTACCCCCATCTGGCTCACACAGTTAATCAACAGATTGAAGCTGTAGAGCCAGAAACCATTGCCCACCGTTGTGAGGTGGTCTTTCTCTCTCTGCCAAATGGTCTGGCTTGCAAAATCGCTCCGCAACTGTTGGAAAAAGGATGTAAGGTACTGGATCTTAGTGCGGACTATCGGTTTAGCGACCTATCAACTTACACAAATTGGTATGGTGCCCAGAGAACGGATCTGGCAACAGCAGCACGGTCTGTTTATGGGTTCCCAGAACTGTACCGCGATCGCATTGCAGAAGCGCAACTGATTGGCTGTCCCGGTTGCTATCCCACCGCTAGCCTCTTAGCACTTTCACCACTCCTTAAGCAAGGGCTAATCGTGCCAGAAACAGCCATTATTGACGCTAAATCTGGCACATCTGGCGGCGGTCGTCAAGCTAAAATTAATATGTTACTTGCCGAGGTAGATAACTCCTTGGCTGCTTACAATGTCGGCAGACATCGCCACACCCCAGAAATTGAGCAGATTTGCAGTGATTTGGCGGGACACGAAGTTACCATCCAATTTACTCCACACCTAATTCCTATGGTGCGTGGCATTTTAGCAACAGTGTATGCCACGCTACGGGATCCTGGTTTGGTGCGAGATGACTTAATCACAATTTATAGAGCATTTTACCGCAACTCTCCTTGGGTGAAAGTCTGTGATCCGGGCGTTTATCCCCAAACTAAGTGGGCTTGTGGCAGTAACCTTTGTTACATTGGCATAGAAGTTGACCCGCGTACTGGTCGCGCAATTGTAATGTCAGCAATTGATAACCTAATTAAAGGACAGGCGGGTCAAGCAATTCAGTGTCTCAATATTATGATGGGTTGGGATGAGACACTGGGGTTGCCGAAGTTAGGGTTTTATCCGTAA
- the ribBA gene encoding bifunctional 3,4-dihydroxy-2-butanone-4-phosphate synthase/GTP cyclohydrolase II: protein MSQLNTTLNQSFVFDSIDAALADLKAGRVIVVVDDENRENEGDLICAAQFATPDIINFMAVEARGLICLAMLGDRLDELDLPLMVTNITDTNQTAFTVSIDAGPHLGVSTGISAEDRARTIQVAINPATQPLDLRRPGHIFPIRAKEGGVLKRAGHTEAAVDLARLSGLYPSGVICEIQNPNGSMARLPELIEYAKQHNLKIISIADLISYRLQHDRLIKRETVADLPTQFGHFQIYAYRHTLDNTEHVAIVKGNHEEFGDNPVMVRMHSECLTGDALGSLRCDCRMQLQAALKMIENAEQGVVVYLRQEGRGIGLINKLKAYSLQDMGLDTVEANERLGFAADLRDYGMGAQMLMDLGVHKIRLITNNPRKIAGLKGYKLEVVDRVPLLIEANDYNSYYLTTKAKKLGHMLLQTYLVTVAIHWQDDPEAVTERYERLEKLRHLTKTHHLLLQEEARPLAIALFDKPSLIVHLGFDQPHVATPDWYQQKGHPYVQAISQILDKLVTLPYIQKLEFLISPGVDPLSNLQVQLDRQTYSAGTLPSSICCEQLGTQKIYSFSR, encoded by the coding sequence GTGTCGCAGCTTAACACTACCTTAAACCAAAGCTTTGTATTTGACTCGATTGACGCCGCCTTGGCAGACTTGAAAGCTGGTCGCGTTATCGTGGTGGTAGATGACGAAAATCGAGAAAATGAAGGCGACTTGATTTGCGCTGCCCAATTTGCTACCCCTGACATCATTAATTTTATGGCAGTGGAAGCCCGAGGACTCATTTGTTTGGCAATGTTGGGCGATCGCCTTGATGAATTAGATTTACCATTGATGGTAACTAACATTACGGACACCAATCAAACGGCTTTCACGGTAAGTATTGACGCCGGACCTCACTTAGGGGTAAGCACTGGCATTTCAGCAGAAGACCGCGCTCGCACAATCCAAGTTGCTATCAACCCAGCAACACAACCTTTAGATTTGCGTCGTCCCGGTCATATTTTCCCCATCCGCGCAAAAGAAGGAGGCGTACTCAAACGGGCAGGACATACAGAAGCTGCTGTTGACTTAGCCCGATTGTCTGGATTATACCCCTCTGGCGTCATTTGTGAAATTCAAAACCCTAACGGTTCAATGGCGCGATTACCCGAATTAATTGAGTATGCCAAACAGCACAATCTGAAAATTATTAGTATTGCGGACTTAATCAGTTACCGGCTCCAGCATGATCGCCTCATCAAGCGCGAAACTGTTGCCGACCTACCCACTCAGTTTGGTCATTTCCAAATATACGCTTACCGTCACACTTTAGACAATACAGAACACGTTGCTATTGTCAAGGGAAATCATGAGGAATTTGGAGATAACCCAGTTATGGTGCGAATGCATTCCGAATGCCTAACTGGAGATGCTTTGGGTTCTTTGCGGTGCGACTGTCGAATGCAGTTGCAAGCAGCACTGAAAATGATTGAAAATGCAGAGCAAGGCGTTGTTGTTTACCTGCGGCAAGAAGGACGGGGAATTGGGCTGATTAATAAGTTGAAGGCTTACTCGTTGCAGGATATGGGATTGGATACGGTAGAGGCGAATGAGCGCTTGGGATTCGCCGCTGATTTGCGAGACTATGGTATGGGAGCGCAAATGCTCATGGATTTGGGGGTGCATAAGATTCGCTTGATTACCAATAATCCCCGTAAAATTGCTGGGTTAAAGGGGTACAAGTTGGAAGTTGTGGATCGCGTGCCGTTATTAATTGAGGCAAACGACTACAATTCCTATTACCTGACAACAAAAGCGAAAAAGTTGGGTCATATGCTGTTACAGACTTATCTGGTAACAGTGGCGATTCACTGGCAAGATGACCCAGAAGCTGTGACGGAACGCTACGAACGCTTAGAGAAACTGCGGCATTTAACAAAAACTCATCATTTGTTGTTACAGGAAGAAGCACGTCCCTTGGCGATCGCCCTGTTTGACAAACCATCTTTAATCGTACACTTAGGTTTTGACCAACCACACGTTGCAACACCCGATTGGTATCAGCAGAAAGGTCATCCTTACGTACAGGCAATTAGTCAAATTTTGGACAAACTAGTCACTTTGCCTTACATCCAGAAGCTAGAATTTCTGATTTCGCCTGGTGTTGATCCCCTGAGTAACCTGCAAGTGCAATTGGATAGGCAGACGTACTCCGCAGGGACATTACCTTCGTCCATTTGTTGTGAGCAGTTGGGCACGCAGAAGATTTATAGTTTTAGTCGGTAG
- the metH gene encoding methionine synthase has protein sequence MTSTFLERLHSPMHPVIVFDGAMGTNLQTQNLTAEDFGGAQYEGCNEYLVYTKPEAIAKVHRDFLAAGADVIETDTFGAASIVLAEYDLADKAYELNKAAAELAKRVAAEFSTPEKPRFVAGSMGPTTKLPTLGHIDFDTMKSSFAEQAEGLWDGGVDLFIVETCQDVLQIKAALNAIEEVFAKKGDHRRPLMVSVTMESMGTMLVGTEINAVLTILEPYPIDILGLNCATGPDLMKPHIKYLSEHSPFVVSCIPNAGLPENVGGQAHYRLTPTELRMSLMHFVEDLGVQVIGGCCGTRPEHIQQLAEIAKDLTPKVRQPQQEPAAASIYSIQPYDQDNSFLIVGERLNASGSKKCRELLNAEDWDGLVSMARAQVKEGAHILDVNVDYVGRDGVRDMHELVSRLVNNVTLPLMLDSTEWEKMEAGLKVAGGKCLLNSTNYEDGEPRFLKVLEIAKQYGAGVVIGTIDEEGMARTAEKKFAIAQRAYRQAVKYGIPAHEIFFDTLALPISTGIEEDRANGKATIEAIRRIRQELPGCHVILGVSNISFGLSPAARIVLNSMFLHEAIAAGMDAAIVSPNKILPLAKIEQRHQEVCHQLIYDERKFDGDVCVYDPLTQLTTLFEGVTTKRDKGVDENLPIEERLKRHIIDGERIGLEQQLTKALEKYPPLEIINTFLLDGMKVVGELFGSGQMQLPFVLQSAETMKAAVAYLEPFMEKSESGNNAKGTFIIATVKGDVHDIGKNLVDIILSNNGYKVINLGIKQPVENIIDAYEKHKADCIAMSGLLVKSTAFMKENLEVFNEKGITVPVILGGAALTPKFVHEDCQNTYKGKVVYGKDAFSDLHFMDKLMPAKAASQWDDLQGFLNETTDGHRLTQIEEAQELSVSSNGSVSKVEPQEVDTRRSEAVAVDIERPTPPFWGTKLLQPQDIPLEELFWHMDLQALIAGQWQFRKPKEQSKEEYQAFLDEKVYPILQEWKQRVIEENLLHPQVIYGYFPCQSEGNTLYVYDTFAQRVRRTYHTNAEVRASFEFPRQKSLRRLCIADFFAPKETGIIDVFPMQAVTVGHIATEFAQKLFADNQYRDYLYFHGLAVQVAEALAEWTHARIRRELGFSADEPDNIRDILAQRYRGSRYSFGYPACPNIQDQYQQLELLEAGRINLYMDESEQIYPEQSTTAIIAYHPVAKYFSA, from the coding sequence ATGACTTCTACCTTCTTAGAACGCCTGCACAGCCCCATGCACCCCGTTATCGTCTTCGATGGTGCAATGGGAACTAACCTGCAAACACAAAATCTTACCGCCGAGGATTTCGGAGGCGCACAGTACGAAGGTTGCAACGAGTACCTCGTCTACACCAAGCCAGAAGCGATCGCCAAAGTTCACCGAGACTTTCTCGCCGCTGGTGCAGATGTGATTGAAACGGATACCTTTGGCGCTGCGTCGATTGTTTTGGCAGAATACGACTTGGCTGATAAGGCGTATGAACTCAACAAAGCAGCAGCAGAACTCGCAAAGCGCGTGGCTGCAGAATTTTCCACGCCAGAAAAACCCCGGTTTGTCGCGGGTTCTATGGGACCAACTACAAAACTCCCAACTTTGGGACATATCGACTTTGACACGATGAAATCATCCTTCGCTGAACAAGCAGAAGGGCTATGGGATGGTGGCGTTGATTTATTCATCGTTGAGACTTGCCAAGATGTGCTGCAAATCAAAGCGGCGCTGAATGCAATTGAAGAAGTTTTTGCTAAGAAAGGCGATCACCGCCGTCCGCTCATGGTTTCTGTCACAATGGAATCTATGGGCACAATGCTGGTGGGGACGGAAATCAACGCCGTGCTAACAATTCTGGAACCATACCCAATTGACATTCTCGGTCTGAACTGTGCCACAGGTCCAGATTTGATGAAACCACATATTAAGTATCTCTCAGAACATTCGCCTTTTGTGGTTTCCTGTATTCCCAACGCTGGTTTACCAGAGAACGTCGGCGGTCAAGCTCATTATCGCCTGACACCAACCGAATTACGGATGTCATTAATGCATTTTGTTGAAGATTTGGGTGTCCAAGTGATCGGGGGTTGCTGTGGGACACGTCCAGAACACATTCAACAATTAGCAGAAATTGCCAAAGACTTAACGCCAAAAGTCAGACAGCCTCAGCAGGAACCAGCAGCAGCGTCAATTTACAGTATCCAACCTTACGACCAAGACAACTCTTTCTTAATTGTTGGCGAACGCCTCAACGCCAGTGGTTCTAAAAAGTGCCGCGAGTTGCTCAACGCCGAAGATTGGGATGGACTGGTATCAATGGCGAGGGCGCAAGTCAAAGAAGGCGCACACATCCTGGATGTCAACGTTGACTACGTGGGACGTGACGGTGTGCGGGATATGCACGAACTGGTTTCACGTCTAGTAAACAATGTCACACTGCCCTTAATGCTCGATTCCACCGAATGGGAAAAGATGGAAGCGGGGCTGAAAGTGGCAGGTGGTAAGTGCTTGCTGAACTCCACCAACTATGAAGATGGAGAACCGCGTTTCTTGAAGGTGTTGGAAATTGCGAAGCAATACGGTGCAGGTGTCGTTATTGGTACCATAGATGAAGAAGGGATGGCGCGGACTGCTGAGAAAAAGTTTGCGATCGCTCAACGTGCCTATCGTCAAGCCGTCAAGTATGGCATCCCAGCACACGAAATATTTTTTGATACACTTGCTCTCCCTATTTCCACAGGTATTGAAGAAGACCGCGCCAACGGCAAAGCCACAATTGAAGCCATCCGCCGCATTCGTCAAGAATTGCCTGGATGTCATGTGATTTTGGGTGTATCAAATATTTCCTTCGGTCTTAGCCCTGCAGCGCGGATTGTTCTCAACTCCATGTTTTTGCATGAGGCGATCGCTGCTGGGATGGATGCAGCAATTGTTAGCCCTAACAAGATTTTACCACTGGCAAAAATTGAGCAACGCCATCAAGAAGTTTGTCACCAGTTGATTTATGATGAGCGCAAGTTTGACGGCGATGTCTGCGTTTATGACCCCTTAACACAACTGACAACACTGTTTGAAGGGGTGACAACGAAACGCGACAAAGGCGTTGACGAAAATCTACCCATCGAAGAACGCCTTAAACGTCATATCATTGACGGTGAACGCATTGGTTTAGAACAACAACTTACCAAAGCTTTAGAAAAATATCCTCCTCTAGAGATTATCAATACCTTCCTGCTGGATGGCATGAAAGTTGTGGGTGAGTTGTTCGGTTCTGGCCAAATGCAGCTACCTTTCGTATTACAATCAGCGGAAACCATGAAAGCAGCGGTTGCTTACCTAGAACCGTTCATGGAAAAGTCAGAATCTGGCAACAATGCCAAAGGGACATTCATCATTGCCACAGTGAAGGGCGATGTTCACGACATTGGTAAAAACCTGGTGGATATCATCTTATCGAACAACGGCTACAAGGTGATTAACTTGGGAATTAAGCAGCCGGTGGAAAACATCATCGACGCGTACGAGAAGCACAAAGCTGATTGTATTGCTATGAGTGGTTTGCTGGTGAAATCCACTGCCTTTATGAAGGAGAATTTGGAAGTTTTCAACGAAAAGGGAATTACTGTCCCTGTGATTTTAGGCGGTGCGGCGCTAACTCCCAAGTTTGTTCATGAAGATTGCCAGAATACCTACAAAGGTAAGGTAGTTTACGGCAAAGATGCGTTTTCTGACTTGCACTTCATGGATAAGTTGATGCCAGCGAAGGCTGCTAGCCAGTGGGATGATTTGCAGGGATTTTTGAATGAAACCACAGATGGACACAGATTAACACAGATAGAAGAGGCTCAGGAGCTATCTGTATCCAGCAATGGTTCTGTATCGAAGGTAGAACCGCAGGAAGTTGATACCCGCCGTTCCGAAGCTGTGGCGGTGGATATCGAACGTCCAACGCCGCCTTTCTGGGGAACGAAGCTACTCCAGCCACAGGATATTCCTTTAGAAGAACTGTTCTGGCATATGGATTTACAGGCTTTGATTGCTGGACAATGGCAGTTCCGCAAGCCAAAGGAACAATCTAAGGAGGAATATCAGGCTTTCTTGGATGAGAAGGTGTATCCAATTTTGCAGGAATGGAAGCAGCGGGTTATTGAGGAGAATTTGTTGCATCCGCAGGTGATTTATGGGTATTTTCCTTGTCAATCTGAGGGGAATACTTTGTATGTTTATGATACGTTCGCGCAGCGTGTCCGGAGGACATACCACACAAACGCAGAGGTAAGAGCAAGTTTTGAGTTTCCGAGACAAAAGTCGTTAAGAAGACTGTGTATTGCAGATTTCTTTGCGCCGAAGGAGACGGGAATTATTGATGTATTCCCAATGCAGGCGGTGACGGTGGGGCATATTGCCACGGAGTTTGCTCAAAAGCTGTTTGCAGATAATCAATACAGAGATTATCTGTATTTTCACGGCTTGGCGGTGCAGGTAGCGGAAGCGCTGGCTGAGTGGACACACGCCCGCATTCGTCGGGAGTTGGGTTTTAGTGCTGATGAACCGGATAATATTCGGGATATTTTGGCACAGCGTTATCGTGGTTCGCGGTATAGTTTTGGCTATCCGGCTTGTCCGAATATTCAAGACCAGTACCAACAGCTGGAGTTGTTGGAAGCAGGACGTATCAATTTGTACATGGATGAAAGTGAACAAATTTATCCTGAACAGTCTACGACGGCGATTATTGCTTATCACCCAGTAGCGAAGTACTTTAGCGCGTAA
- a CDS encoding pentapeptide repeat-containing protein: MANLEHLALLKAGAFTWIEWRQKNPQISPDLSAANLQGVNLSKVDLCHALLVQANLSGADLNGAHLKRANLIDANLSAANFSVANLNAATLTQADMSHANLIGADLSEANLKGAVITDANLIGTDLRGANLRGADLGTAKLTRANLCFANLIAANLIAANLSKANLYEAEVMGAYLYKTDLYKANLSKAHLSGAYLLRANLNEADLSFADLRWTNLAGANLAGANLSGANLRGANLRGAILSSANLHQTIMPES, encoded by the coding sequence ATGGCAAATCTCGAGCATCTGGCTTTATTGAAAGCAGGTGCATTCACATGGATTGAGTGGAGACAGAAAAATCCCCAGATTTCACCAGACCTCAGCGCCGCGAATCTCCAGGGGGTAAACTTGAGCAAGGTGGATCTATGTCATGCATTACTCGTGCAAGCAAACCTCAGCGGTGCTGACCTCAATGGCGCTCATCTTAAAAGAGCTAACCTCATTGATGCAAACCTGAGCGCGGCTAACTTCAGTGTTGCTAACTTGAACGCTGCTACACTGACACAGGCAGATATGAGTCATGCTAATTTGATTGGAGCTGACTTAAGTGAAGCGAATCTCAAAGGCGCTGTTATCACTGATGCTAACCTGATTGGGACTGACTTGAGAGGCGCTAACTTGAGAGGTGCCGATTTGGGTACAGCAAAGCTAACCCGTGCTAACCTCTGTTTTGCAAACCTAATCGCAGCTAACTTGATTGCGGCGAACTTGAGCAAAGCAAACCTGTACGAGGCAGAAGTGATGGGGGCTTACCTTTACAAAACTGACCTGTACAAAGCTAATCTGAGCAAGGCTCACTTGAGTGGTGCGTACCTGTTGCGGGCTAACCTGAACGAGGCTGACTTGAGCTTCGCTGACTTGAGATGGACTAACCTCGCAGGAGCGAACTTGGCTGGGGCTAATCTCAGCGGCGCTAACCTCAGGGGCGCTAACCTTAGGGGCGCTATCCTCAGCAGCGCGAATCTTCACCAGACAATTATGCCTGAGTCTTGA
- a CDS encoding microcompartments protein, translated as MGIELRSFVFLDSLQPQHAAYMGTVAQGFLPLPGDSSLWIEISPGIEINRITDVALKAASVRPGALVVERLYGLLEIHSSSQGETRAAGQAILATLGVKKDECLKPRVVSNQIIRNIDAYQAQLLNRTNRGQMLLAGQTLYVLEVEPAAYAALAANEAEKAAAINILAVQPVGSFGRLYLGGQERDILAGAQGALTAIESVAGRINPQSRRQE; from the coding sequence TTGGGAATAGAACTACGCAGTTTTGTATTTCTCGACAGCCTGCAACCTCAACATGCAGCATATATGGGAACAGTAGCCCAAGGTTTCTTGCCATTACCAGGAGATTCATCGCTGTGGATTGAAATCTCTCCTGGTATTGAAATTAATCGGATTACGGATGTAGCACTCAAAGCTGCTTCTGTCCGTCCGGGAGCACTGGTGGTCGAACGGCTGTACGGTTTATTGGAAATTCATTCTAGTTCCCAAGGCGAAACGCGAGCTGCTGGTCAAGCCATTTTGGCGACACTAGGAGTCAAAAAAGACGAATGTCTCAAACCGCGTGTCGTTTCTAACCAGATTATCCGCAACATTGATGCTTACCAAGCACAACTTCTCAATCGCACGAACCGGGGACAAATGCTACTGGCAGGACAAACGCTGTATGTACTAGAAGTTGAGCCTGCTGCTTATGCCGCACTGGCTGCGAATGAAGCAGAGAAAGCGGCGGCGATAAACATCCTTGCTGTTCAACCTGTAGGCAGCTTTGGACGGCTTTATTTAGGTGGACAAGAACGGGATATTCTTGCAGGTGCTCAGGGAGCATTAACGGCGATTGAAAGTGTCGCCGGTCGGATAAATCCCCAGAGTAGGCGTCAGGAGTAA
- a CDS encoding zinc-dependent alcohol dehydrogenase family protein → MKAVLMTAAGSPEVLQVQDIPNPAVPLGESELLVRLHAAGINPIDTKLRKRGTFYPDKMPAILGCDGAGVVEAVGAGVQKFRVGDEVYFCNGGLGGHQGNYAEYTTIDERFVARKPASVSFAEAAAAPLVLITAWEALYERGRLEPGERVLIHAGAGGVGHVAIQLAKLKGADVCTTVSSQEKADFVQKLGADHLIFYKETDFVQAALDWTNGEGVDLAFDTIGGETFHKTFPAVRVYGDIVTILEPDANTVWKAARLRNLRIGLELMLTPMLQGIVEAQQHQAEILEQCAQWIDAGKLKIQVSNTFSLKEAAKAHHLLETGSVTGKIVLLIGEK, encoded by the coding sequence ATGAAAGCAGTTTTAATGACAGCAGCTGGCAGTCCCGAAGTTCTGCAAGTGCAAGATATACCAAACCCTGCAGTTCCTCTGGGAGAGAGTGAACTTTTGGTACGCTTACACGCAGCTGGCATTAATCCCATAGACACCAAACTTCGTAAACGTGGCACCTTCTACCCTGATAAAATGCCTGCCATTTTGGGATGTGATGGTGCAGGTGTTGTCGAGGCTGTGGGTGCTGGCGTTCAAAAATTTCGCGTAGGCGATGAAGTCTATTTTTGTAACGGTGGCTTGGGTGGACACCAAGGCAATTATGCAGAGTATACAACTATTGATGAGCGGTTTGTCGCCCGTAAACCTGCTTCTGTATCCTTTGCAGAAGCAGCAGCTGCGCCGTTGGTATTAATCACAGCCTGGGAAGCTTTATACGAACGGGGACGCTTGGAACCAGGAGAACGGGTACTCATTCATGCAGGTGCTGGTGGCGTTGGTCATGTAGCTATTCAACTGGCGAAGCTCAAAGGTGCTGATGTCTGCACGACTGTCAGTAGTCAGGAGAAAGCTGATTTTGTTCAAAAACTTGGTGCTGACCATCTCATTTTCTACAAAGAAACAGACTTTGTGCAAGCAGCACTAGATTGGACTAACGGGGAAGGTGTAGATTTAGCTTTTGACACCATAGGCGGAGAGACTTTTCATAAAACTTTTCCAGCGGTGCGAGTTTATGGCGACATAGTCACAATTTTAGAACCAGACGCCAATACAGTTTGGAAAGCTGCTAGATTGCGTAATCTTCGCATCGGCTTGGAATTAATGCTGACACCAATGTTGCAAGGAATTGTAGAAGCGCAGCAGCACCAGGCAGAAATTTTAGAACAGTGTGCTCAATGGATTGATGCAGGGAAATTGAAAATTCAAGTTAGCAACACATTCTCATTAAAAGAAGCAGCTAAAGCTCATCATTTGCTTGAAACTGGGTCAGTGACGGGTAAAATTGTTCTGCTGATTGGAGAGAAATGA
- the ilvN gene encoding acetolactate synthase small subunit: MKHTLSVLVEDEAGVLSRISGLFARRGFNIESLAVGPAEQPGISRITMVIPGDDRVIEQLTKQLYKLINVLKVQDVTEIPSVERELMLLKVNATSSTRSEIVEIAQIFRARVVDVAEDSLTLEVVGDPGKMVAIVQVLQKFGLREIARTGKIALTRESGVNTELLKSLEAKVS, encoded by the coding sequence ATGAAACATACCTTATCCGTACTTGTAGAAGATGAAGCGGGAGTTCTTTCCCGTATTTCTGGCTTATTTGCCCGTCGTGGTTTTAATATAGAAAGCCTTGCTGTTGGTCCTGCTGAACAACCAGGAATTTCTCGGATTACGATGGTTATACCTGGTGATGACCGCGTTATTGAGCAACTCACCAAGCAACTATACAAGCTCATCAACGTTTTGAAGGTGCAGGACGTTACGGAAATTCCCAGCGTCGAGCGAGAATTAATGTTGCTCAAGGTGAATGCCACCAGCAGCACCCGTTCAGAAATTGTCGAAATAGCTCAGATTTTCCGGGCGAGAGTCGTAGACGTGGCAGAAGATTCTCTTACCCTGGAAGTTGTAGGAGATCCAGGTAAGATGGTGGCGATCGTACAGGTACTGCAAAAATTTGGTCTTAGAGAAATCGCTCGCACTGGCAAAATTGCTTTGACTCGTGAGTCGGGTGTGAATACTGAGTTGCTGAAGTCTTTGGAAGCTAAAGTTTCGTGA
- a CDS encoding molybdenum cofactor guanylyltransferase yields MTNDLTAIVLAGGRSSRMGRDKALIPIQGVPLLQLVCRIAESCTNKVYVVTPWQERYQHLLPPKVQFIQEMPWFNETGSEGLPHGPLIGFAQGLAYVQTEWVLLLACDLPKLRLEVLQEWAAALDSVEDEAIAALVEHDKGWEPLCGFYHRRCLPTLIEFINQGGRSFQEWLNQHSVQALPLPHPEMLFNCNTPKDLSQI; encoded by the coding sequence ATGACTAATGACTTAACTGCAATTGTGTTAGCAGGGGGTAGGAGTTCTCGCATGGGTCGGGATAAAGCCTTGATTCCAATTCAAGGCGTACCTCTGTTACAGTTGGTTTGTAGGATTGCTGAAAGTTGTACTAATAAGGTCTACGTGGTCACACCTTGGCAGGAGCGGTACCAACATTTGCTACCGCCTAAAGTCCAGTTTATCCAGGAAATGCCTTGGTTTAATGAAACTGGTAGCGAAGGACTACCGCACGGACCCCTGATTGGATTTGCCCAAGGATTAGCGTATGTGCAAACAGAGTGGGTGTTGCTGCTAGCTTGCGATTTACCCAAGTTGCGCCTTGAGGTGTTGCAAGAATGGGCGGCTGCCCTCGATAGTGTGGAGGATGAGGCGATCGCTGCCTTAGTTGAACATGATAAAGGATGGGAACCCCTGTGCGGTTTCTACCACCGTCGCTGTTTACCCACATTGATTGAGTTTATTAACCAAGGGGGGCGCTCTTTTCAAGAGTGGCTGAACCAACATTCTGTGCAAGCATTACCCTTGCCACACCCAGAAATGCTTTTTAACTGTAATACGCCAAAAGACTTATCTCAAATTTAA